The DNA region tcaataacttgctataattatggtcaTTACTATATATCCCCTAAAAATTTTGGGATATgggaaacaattttattattattattattaacctaaccaaaattataatgttggaaaaattttcaaaaatatataatttgtgacatATTAACTATGTCACggcaataatatatatatatatatatatatatgtatgtatatatatatatatatatatatatatatataaaatttcaattaactaattgatttattaaatatttaattgaattattaatttcgttGACACTTATATGAATTAGGTGAAgtgtgaaaaaaatttaaaaaaacaatcaactttatttatcaattaatcatttaaaattaaactaacaaagatttaatttacagtttatttatttgtatgtaagcgtgctaaaattttttactaaagaaAACAAACACTTTACGCCCAACATACAAAAATAGAAACCATCTACTTACTGCGAAAATTGTCCCAGCACGACATTTTACAAACACTCaatcaaaaaacttaatttaatcgaAACCCACACAACACTTTGATcaggtatatttttttaaaaacttccgATCTACGTACTGGAATAGCGGCAAAACGAAAGGCGACTACATTGATTCACTAATTAATATCTCACCCGACGacttcataaataattcatttcgtaatatttattttcatttgttgcgttatttttatatttgatttttatatttaaattgtctcGAAGCAGTGTTCGTAGGAAACTATACATTTCAGCCGCCGCAAAGCCAATAAAACGTGAGATTTTGGCAAAATAacgataattttcaaaataacgGTCAACTTCTAAGCGATCATTCCATCCTTCGTACGTGATTCGAATTTCTGATCACCACACCCATGTGGTATTTATGgtggataaaaatattttgtatttatcaaGAACGtagaaacaacaatttatgCGGTTGTTAACTTACGCAAGaactaatagttttttattgattattgtttatttcatattagtAGTAGACTGGAAAATGTATGTAGagtttattgatatattttacagattCAAGTTAACGCagcagtaatatttaaaacatttattttgtttttgtaaaattatattgaatttttaaaggttacaaataattttaagtgaagtattattatattgttttacattttattgatgaaagtaacattattataaaaatataatttaaataaccagAATTTGGTTGTTATGTTAAAATCATACATAGATGTTAAGAAAGGTACAAAAAGGAGAAAACGTATTTAGAAAATACGAATATATTACTTCTAAAATTGCACAACAAATAAAGAGTAATTATAGGTATATAACAAATcaaagtaaatttgaaaacttcattattttacatagtttGATCAACGCTATTAAGTTACTAGtctaattatatacaaataaaataatcttatactAAATATAAGTTATAGGGAagatactataaataaaatgtttatacaatGTTGTATTCGATGTAAATTACTTCTAAATATCACAAAGTCTTTTAATGATGTTAATTAACTGAAGtatataagaaattgttaTGATGTTTGACTAAtgggttaataaaatttgtttaaaatcaattgataaaacaattatttatatatattttttaatccggGAATGTAGATCCATCATAACCACTTCTTAATTGACATCATTGCATCTGTCTCTTCTAATTGCACTTTTTACTGCATTTGACAGATGTATATTCCAGGAATAATGAATAagtaagaatatttataaaaatcctaTGTACAAAAGTTGCATTATCAAATGTTTGTCTTAagcctatttaaaatttgtacacctacatattacaattacatattcgtatatgtatatataaaattgcgcctataatacaattttaaaatttgtactttAAAACGTACAATATTTGATTGGTATTCTATATAAACTCACTATTCCTGGGTATCTTCCATCACTTAACTCTGTATTACTGTATCAACGTCATGGatagaaattactaaattaaaagaaaccaTGCAATCCAGACGCATGATTcgctatataaataaattacaacaaatacaaaaaaacaacGCCACTGACTGAACCGATGtgcaaaaaaagaaaacttttcGTACCTACTGTTGAGGTAATTGATGGTCTGCATATGAGGAGATCAGCTCTTCGAATTTAATGCACGCgggtttcttttttaattggatGGGTTTGAAGGGGAAATTTCTATCTATGAGAATGCAGCAATGATATGtgaacaaaatttttctcttaaaATTAAGTGGTACGATAATGTACTATCTGCGAACGTTGAAACCGTTCGTGCCGTCCGGTCCTTTTGGCAATCGTATCACATTTTCTACGTCGGATTGGCGGGGTTTTTGTATACTTATTCTGgaaattgtacataaaattatgacgCAGGTCACATAGTTAGTGAAATAatttcgtaaatttaatattgttacaaaaacCTGTTATTGAaggcaataattaaaattgagtataacATGTTACACACTGAGAATTAAAAAGGGTAAATTCTCATGAAAAATCTCTTTTTggccaaattaaaatatcaaaattgagaATTTcgcatatttaataaaaaataaaacaaaatgagaTGAGATTATAACATCTTCCGCAAACACATAATATgagcattttttaattcataatatcaaaaaaatattatgaaatattttattattacataatttataaattattaaatttgtagaaactcaaaaaatttatatcactaaaaaaacattttcacattactaaaattttcatttgaatggaacgtaatttttaaaatattttgtatactgtgggatttttttttttgttttaggttttatttcagatatttctgattatgattattatattttcgcTCATGTGTAAACCTAGCAAAAGTGgattgttattaacaaattttccaaaataataattataagtatCCCATAATCACATCTCAAAAATGGACAAGacacgatttttttttcaagtatttttctaaaaactaaGTCAGAAGATACAtacaaaaactacaaaagagaATTATCTGAGAAAGTTATATCTTcttaattgttcaagtttcttccttatataataaactaattactaagttataaaattaaatgacttCTTATGTTAGTCATTTCATGAACAATGattcaaactttataaaaccaATATTTCGGCATATATCAGagtataattgtataaatattgtataatacatTCGACTTAATAAACATCAGGTTGTTGAACTACATCCGAGATTAGTTTTGTAACTTGTCATTGTAAAAAGGACTTACTTTTCTTCAACCTTCTCTGGACTAGCTTCACCTAATATTCTAAGTCGTGCTTCTGCATACTCTTGTTCCCTTTGTTGTAGTGTCTTTTTCGGCTGGTACACTTTAGAGTCACTGTTATTTTGGGCATCTTTTGAAGGTCGCTTCAGTATTTTCACAGTGGGTTCTGGAGGCACGTACTGAGATCTTAAGGCATCATCTCCGGTTATTATGATTTTcattggtgttttgttaatactaCCATTACTAtaacagaattaattaattaacaaacatatGGAGGGTATGTGATGTACCTTTTACTATCTAATGATTTACTGGGCGCAATGagcttgttaaaatttttttctagtaCCTAAAAAAAATAGGACATTCTCAGTCAGTTTAACCTTTAGTAACACATGGAACAAgtgctaaaaatattatcaatcgCACTGTgtctaaaattagtttaacacTGTTTAacgaatattacaaatatatttacatcagTCTCGTCGATTTCCTCCCAATTATCTAAGACATCTAATTCTTGCTGTTTGGAAGCCATGATGGGACCCATTTGTCAAAAGAAGTCTTTTCAAAAACTGACAGATGTCAACACGACTAGATACTTTGGGTTCGGGCGGCGCGAAATACCGAATAGGTTGGCACCACTGTCTAACCATCGTTTCTCAGAAATGGACTTGCAATGTATGAcgtcaacatttttaaataactgaatTTCAAACttgaatcatatattttttttcggtAATCTTTTAAtggtaaagttgcagaatcggtcactctaaggaatatttgtagcgcatgcgtcaactGGATTTGAAATCGTCTGTTTCGGAGATTTTAGACAGCATAGTTGccagatttcatttttaacgaaatatgtagagaaatgatttttagaaaaatatatatgtaatttattgtttttcatgtatgactgtgtatattatttatgtggttgaattcgaaaagagataaaattcaaatcactttattaattagtatattcattttttatttactctatttTTCTTTGGTAGTTTAACgatctaattaaaagttctttattaaataattaggtaaatttacaaaggtaaattaggtaaatttacaacattaatataaaattaacaaaaaagatatatttatatattttataataaaaaacaaaatcaattaaaacaaaaaaatctattccacTGGATATTGCTccctaatacaatttaaaatgctcataaacatattatgatttttaaatttattactccaTATGAATTCGTGGAGGTACGATGGAAACAGATCTTCCGAGGAACAGTCATGGTCTATGtaacttgaaaaaaattgttcaatgcaaatatagtataaatttattaataaattggaataaattaaaaaataataaaaattaaaaacatttttaattaaatacaatacaattatcaatatagtaaaatatattaattaattaacgacccgtatcaataaattaagattgtacaaaaaaaataataaatgcagcacacaaataatctataaagtaagataacttaaaatatgactgctaacaaattaaaaataatcttactaaaggaataaaagtaaaatattttaaaaatgagaaagatctataaagtaaaatatattaaatgagtatacaaataaattaagaaagtaattagcagaagaataggaataatatattgtttttaaaaacgccatgagaatataatctgtaaagtataatattttaataatgagcaataatcatcaaattagaagaaataatatacttaccaaaaaaataaaaagtataatacatacacaacaacacaacaataattcaaccataaaaaatgattcgaatattttgaccGTTGTAAACCGACAACACTGcacttcaaaatgttcaagATGCGCGAAATCAGCGCCTCACGACGCATGCGCTAGATAATGTTTCTTAGAGTGAccgattctgcaactttacccttttaattatatcaaatgtATCATAATGgcaatttattaatcacaGAATACCCGTTTAATGgtaaaacatcttattatatAGAGGGCGATAGTGTCGccgaaattttcaaaaattatattaattttcataatcagCGACTTAGAACCTGTAAAAAGGTTTCAATATAAtcggtttttaaataattctaaattttaaaaccttttaaaaattatgtggtgttttgaaaattttgtaatatcagTGGTGGTCAttaatatagcaactttttataatattaaatattataatcctaactattttatttgtgaactattgaaataatatttgttctttTCTGCTATATtctaactaataatattttcttaaactaCAATACGTTATATAGTGATGGAcacaattatagcaacttaataaaataagggtATTGCGAGGtatgtaatgtttattgttttttctgttattgttgtgtctgCTTTGTAACtgaatcttttaaaaaattacgtatttttttaattttcaatagacaaaattatagcaacctttcactttactttttttcattattcgaactgtaagaaaaattacaattcaGCGTTATGAAGACCGGGAAAAATAAGAAGAGATGTCTAATTGAGAAGAAGAGATTTGAGAATATCCGACACAGTATAAGTTCGTCGTGGTGAAAAGGAAAATACCTTGCTTCATTAAGATTGgcatcaaagaaaaatatttctacaactctttcttattttatacaggCTCATGTATTAGTTATTCCATAGGGTTTCTCTTCTGCTCAATAACATCAGTTTTGACTATTTATGTTCCCATTTAATGTAAAGGAGTCGTATGAAAAAACTATTCACTTTAAAGATAGATGGTTTTAATTGGCATGATTCATAACAAGTTTTA from Aethina tumida isolate Nest 87 chromosome 1, icAetTumi1.1, whole genome shotgun sequence includes:
- the LOC109608717 gene encoding SUZ domain-containing protein 1 codes for the protein MGPIMASKQQELDVLDNWEEIDETDVLEKNFNKLIAPSKSLDSKSNGSINKTPMKIIITGDDALRSQYVPPEPTVKILKRPSKDAQNNSDSKVYQPKKTLQQREQEYAEARLRILGEASPEKVEEKISIQKPRQSDVENVIRLPKGPDGTNGFNVRR